The Ralstonia pickettii DTP0602 genome segment TCCGTCTTCACCGAGGCCGAACTGGCGACCACCTTCCACGACTGGCACGCGCTGCGCCGCCACCCCGCCATGGCCGAGTTCATCCGCTGGATCGCCCGCAAGCCGCCCGAGTACTACGACCGCAACCGCACCGCCCGGGCCCGGCGCGGGCGTTGAACCAACCGGACGCCGGTTGTCGGGCGGGTGGATTTGCGGCATAATCCTCGGCTCAGCACGGCATCGGTTCCGATGCCAGACACCCTGCCCGGGTGGTGAAACAGGTAGACGCAGGGGACTCAAAATCCCCCGCCGCAAGGCGTGTCGGTTCGAGTCCGACCCCGGGCACCAAGAACAATTCCCAAGCAGTCCCGAGAATTCCGGAAACCCCCGCCCAGCCTAGCTTTGCGGGGGTTTTTGCTTCCCGAGTAGTCCGAGAACGTTCGTTGACAGCGGGGGTATCTTGGGGGTACATCTGGGGGTATGTGGCGTGAAGTACCTCATTCCTCGCGAAATGTACCCCCACCATGCCTACCACTGACATTGCGATCAAGAACGCGATCAAGGCCTCCAAGGACGCTGACAAACCGCTCAAGCTGTTCGATGGCGGCGGGCTGTTCCTGCTCATCACCCCTGCCGGGGGGCGCTACTGGCGACTCAAGTACCGGATGGCCGGGAAGGAGAAATTGCTAGCGCTGGGCGTCTATCCTGATGTGGGGCTGGCGGCGGCGCGAAAGAAGCGCGAGGTGGCGCGCGAACGGGTTGCGGCAGGGGTAGACCCGGGCGAAGCGAAGAAGGCCGAACAGCGGGCCGCCAAGCTGGCCGCAGACAATTCGTTCGAGGCCGTGGCGCGTGACTGGCTGGAGGAGCGCAAAAGCACGGTGGAGGAGGCGCAGCACATTAAGACCCTGGCCCGCCTGGTGAATGACGTGTTTCCATGGATCGGCAACAGGCCAATCACGCAGATCGACGCACCGGAGATTCTGGCGGTACTCAAGCGGATCGACCGCCGGGGCGCTCGTTTTTCCGCCCACCGTGTCAGGTCGGAAATCAGCCGGGTATTCCGCTATGCAATCAAGGAAGGCAAAGCCAAGTCCGACCCGGCCAAAGATCTGATCGGCGCCATACCGCCAGCGGTGGAAACGCACTTTGCCGCCATCACGGACCCTGCCAAGGTAGGTGAGATGCTGCGCGCCTTCGAAGGGTTCAGCGGCACGTTCCCTGTGCTGTGCGCGCTCAAGCTGGCCCCCCTTCTGTTCGTGCGGCCTGGCGAGCTTCGCAAGGCTGAGTGGGCACAGATTGACCTAGAACGGGGGGAGTGGCGCTATCGAGTCAGCAAGACCAAGACTGATCATCTCGTCCCGCTTGCCACCCAGGCCGTGGCGATCCTGCGCGAGTTGCACGCTCTGACCGGCAATGGTCAATACGTCTTCCCTGGCGCGCGCTCAGCTCTGCGCCCCATGAGCGAGGCGGCAATCAATGCGGCGCTGCGGCGGCTTGGCTATGACACGCGCACCGAGATTACCGGCCACGGCTTCCGGGCGATGGCTCGCACGATCTTGCACGAGGAATTGCACCAGAAGCCGGAGGTAATCGAGCATCAACTAGCGCACACTGTGCCGGACGCCTTGGGAGCCGCATACAACAGAACGCGGTTCATAAAGGAACGGCGGGAGATGATGCAGGCGTGGGCCGACTATCTTGACGAGTTGAAGCGCGGTGCCAAGGTGTTTCCCCTTACCACCCCTGCCGCCTGACTGCCACCCTCTACGCCAGTCCAGTGCTTATCAGTACAATCCAAGTGCGTCCATTGGGGCGCCTCGATCAAGCCGCGCCTACCCCCATTGATCAAAATTGGTTCTGCGGCAGGCGCGCCATCTGAACATTAACGACCGTGAAAGGCGCACGGAATGAATAGTTTTGACTACTGGCTGCTGTGCGACGAACTGAGCATCAGCCAAGCGGCGCATTTGATCATCGGAATGGCTCCCGGCGAAGTCGACGCGGTAGGCGAGACAGGAGGCGAATTGACGGGACGCTCTCTGGTCGAATATCGCACGAACCTGAGCGCAGCTCAGACGGCGTTAGCGAATGCCATAGTTGGCGAACGTCTACCGGGAAATATTCAGTACGTGGCGACGCAGAGCTGGGATACGATCGCGGAATGCATGACCGAGATTGTTACCGAAGAGCTTGATTTGGACCGTACCACGCTGCTCGTATCGGACTTGAAAAAATGGCTATGGGAACGCGGCTTGCGCACGGGATTTTTCTTCCCTGACAGCGGGATGGGTGCAGACTACCTGAATCCACGCCATCCACGCTATGCACCAAAATTGGCGGCTGCGGTGCGCGCATGGGAGGCCGTACCCGATACAAACGGTAGGCACCCAAAGCAGGCGCTTACAAAATGGCTGCGGGAACACGGCGTGGAATTCGGCCTAACCGACCTCGACGGGAAGCCGAACGAGACGGGGATCGAGGAAATCGCCAAGGTCGCAAACTGGCAGCCTAGCGGTGGCGCTCCCAAGACCCCCGGCACCTAGCCCCTTTCAGATCCGCGTCGGCGCTGACTTTGCCCCGCCGACGCTTTCAAACCCCACCCCCAATTCGGCAGGAACTCCCCCCCTCCCCCCACTCATTGGTACTGGGGGTTTTCGTGATTCGCCTGCCTATTCCCCGGGGTTCAGAAATCATTGAATGACCATGTGTTCCCGGATGGGCCGGGACGATTCACTACAGGTGAAACATGGCCAAGCAACTCCGCGCCGCATTGGCAATCCTCCGCCGCAAGCAGGTAGAGCAGGAAACTGGGCTGTCCCGCTCCACAATCTATTCCCGCATCAAACTCAAGACCTTTCCCCCGGGCGTCCAGTTGGGGCCACGCTCGGTCGGCTGGCGGCGCGGCGACATCGATGCGTTCCTGGCCAATCCTTCCGAGTACAAGTACAGGGCGGAGGACTGAAATGGAAAAGAAGGAGACCACTACTCGCGCCGCGACCGAGAGCGGCGTCTTAGCCGTCGGCATCCACCTGACGGAGGGCGCATGAACGCACCGCTGATGCTCGATCGCGATCTACACAAGGCGCTGGCCCAGGCTTGCGCGGACGTCGGTATCGAATACAAGGACGTTCCCGCCGATGGGCAATGGCACCGTACCGATGTTCTGGACGACCGCAACGGCAGGGGTGACGCCTCCATCAAGTTGTTTCCTGACGGGGCTGGCGGCATCGTTTGCAACTGGAAAGGCGCGACGCAAGTGTTCTTCGCTGACGCTGGCCGCAAGCTGTCGGATGACGAATGGGCAGACCGCAAACGTCGTGCCGATGCCGCGCAGGCAGAAACCGAAGGCGAGCGCCAGAATCGGGCGAGCCGCGCCGCTTTGCAGGTTATGGGTGTCACCCAGGCGGCAACCAAGGCCAGCGCGGACCACCCGTATTTGACGAGCAAAGGGATCGCGCCTGCGGGCCCGCTGTACGAGATGGTCGTCGAGCGCCTGGTGGAATTGATTGGGTACCACCCGAAATCGAGCGACGAGCCTTTGAGCGGGCGCATCCTGATCGCACAAGTATCCATCAACGGCAAGCCCGCTACCTTGGAAATGATCGACGAGCGCGGGCGCAAATCGGCTCTGTACGGTGGCGCGAAAGCTGGCGGGTACTGGTCCACAAACGAACTTTCAACGATGGACGACGCCGCTACCGTGCTGATTTGCGAGGGCGTGGCCACAGCCATCTCGGTTCACGAGGCGACAGGACACACAGCACTGGCAGCGTTGTCCTGCGGGAACCTGGAACTTGTGGCTAAAGCCATGCGGGCGAAGTATCCAGCGGGTGACCTCGTGGTTTGTGCCGATCTTGGCAATGGGCAGGCTGACGCGGAGCGCGCCGCCCAAACCGTCGGCGGGCGCGTGGCCATCCCCACCTTCGAGGCTGGCGCACAGATTGACGGTAAGCCGCCGACTGACTTCAACGATATGCACGCCTTGGCGGGTATAACCGCGGTGCGCGTCTGCATCGAGCGTGCCATGGCACTGGACAACCTTGCGAAGACCGATATTGGCGAGCCGGAAACCGACGAACAGGCAATAGCACGTCTGGCGGCGCTCACTCCGTTCCAGTATGACCGCGTGCGCAGGACGGAAGCCCATCGAATGGGCGTACAGGTGAGCACGCTCGATCGGCGAGTGAAGAATCTGCGCGGCCATGCGGATACCGTGGACGCCGACCCTTTCGAAGATGTGGAGCCACACCCGGAGCCGGTTGACGGCGCGGTGCTGCTGTCAGACATAGCCCGCACTATCCGCCGCTTCGTCGTTTGCGACCCGGAAGTTGTGGCCGCTACGGCCCTTTGGTGCATGGCTGCTTGGCTGGTGGATCAGCTCAGTGTCTGCCCGATCCTGCTCATCAACGCCCCAGAGAAGGCTTGTGGCAAGACGCAACTGCTGACCGTGACAGGGAATCTCGTCCCGAAGCCTGCGCGGGCGGCAGGTATTTCTCCCTCTGTTCTGTTCCGTATGATCGAGAAGTACCAGCCCACACTGCTGGTGGACGAAATCGAAACGGTGCTGACCAGAGAAGCGGAAGAACTGCGCGGGCTGATGAACGCCGGACACACCCGAGATTCTGCCTATGTCTGGCGCAGTGTCGCGGTGGGCGATGACTTTGAGCCTAAGCGATTCAAAGTGTTTGGCTTTAAGGCCATTGCAGGCATCAACGCTGATAAGTTGGCCGAGACCATTACCAGCCGCGCCATTGTCGCCACATTGCGCAAGAAGCGCCCCGAGGAATCCGTCGAGCGCCTGCGTCATGCCGAACCAAGATTGTTCGATAGTCTGCGCGCCAAGCTGGCGCGGTGGGCCTTGGATAATGCCGAAGCGATCCGGCATGCCCGTCCTGACCTACCGGACGCATTGGGAGACCGGGATCAGGACAACTGGGAACCGCTGCTTGCCGTTGCCGATCTGGTTGGCGGCTCCTGGCCGAAGTACACGCGTTCGGCAGCGCTCAAGCTGTCCGGCAGGAAGCAGGCGCAAAGCACGGGGTCTGAACTGCTGGCGGACATTCAGGAGGTATTCGAGAGCAAGCAAGTAGAGCGGATTTCGTCCGCCGATCTGCTGACGGAGCTTTGTAAGGACGAGGAAAGGCCGTGGGCAACCTGGAACCGCGGCGACCGGATTACCGCGCGTCAACTTGCCCGGAAGCTGGACGAGTACGGTATTAAGAGCAAGACTTTGCGCATTGGCTCCCAAGTATTCAAAGGGTTCGCCAAAGATGCTTTTGCAGATGCCTTCTCGCGCTACCTCCCCCAAAGCGCCGAATCATCGGTAACAAGGTTACAACCCAACGCCAATGCGGGTTTCAGCGTTACTGAAAGTAGTCATGTGACCGCAACAGGCAACTCTTCGGTAACGCCGAATCTCGCGCCCGCTAAGGGCTGTAACTCTGTTACCGATAAGGATGGCAAATTGGGGGGGAGCGCGGTAGACGATATCGCTGATGACCCTGGATCGGTGGAGGTGTGACATGGGCGTGCGTGAGCTTTTACATGATCTGCGCATGTCGGGGTACCGGGTGGACGTCAGCGGCGACAAACTGCGCATCACTCCCGCCACGGTTCCCGCCGACCTGCTGGCAGCGGTGAAGGCCAATAAACCCGACCTACTGGCGCTGCTGTCCGAAGTGCATCCCCGATGGGGCATCCGCATTAAGGGTGGCCGCGCGGTAGAGGTGGCTGCCTGCCCGCCGATGACCCGAGCCGAGGTGCTGGCGAACTATCCCGACGCCGTGGATGCGACGCCATGTCCAAGCCTGTCAGGCGCGGAAGCGGTACGTTCCGATCTAGTACACGCGGTTGGAGAGGTGGCCGACGCGGAGGGCTGGCCGGATGCACAACGGGCGCATTTGCTGGCCTTGGTGGCCCGCCAGCCTGCCTTTACTTTGGCAGATGACGTGGCGCACTTCCGACAACGTCTGCAAGCCCTGCACGCTGCTAATCGTGCATCCGAAATTGCGGCGTGCGCCTGCGGCACCTGCGCCCATCGGGAAAAAAACACGGCGGGGGTTCGCTGCGCAATGGCACGCGCGATGGATTGGCGGCATCACGCTTGGCTTGATGCGCCCGAACAGGCGAATGACTGCGGACTATATGAGAGAGGTGAACGATGATCGATGGGTTAATCGGAGGCAAAGCTGTACCACACGGCGAGCAGCAATGTGGGCGCCGGCGGAAGGAGTTCGTTACGACGAAGGTGCGTGCTGCAGGCACGTCGTTTATGAAGGGCGCTGCTTTCGCTGACATTCCGGATGAATCTTGATGCCGGAACGCGCAAACGCCCATGCCGGCATCCAGGCTGTGGTGCGCTAGTCACCAATCAGGACAGCCTCTGTCCACTGCCTCTCCCAGCGATGCGGCAGCGCGTGAATTCACAGCGCGGCAAGTCGCCCATGACATGCACGCTGTCGATGTAAGCCCTTTGGTTCCCTCCTAGCCTATCAACCATCTGGTGTATGGATTGCGTGACGACGATTACTTAGTCTGTAGAAGTGCGCAAAGCTGAGGTCCAGATTTCCGAGGGGTAACAATGAAAAGAAAGCGTGCCATCAAAGAATTAGAGGAAAATCTTCGTGAGCTACCGCAAGAGGAGCTATTGGCATTATTCGACTCGCTGTATTCGCGAGTAAAAACCGAAATAGCGCAAGGAAAACAATATTCCCATGAAGATATCCGCCGGATTAATAATTCTCGCAAATCAATCCAACGCTTCAAGGAAAGATTAAAGGGGCATATCAAAGAATAACTCTTACAGGAGGCAGAAATGAAAATTTTCAGAGGACCCGCGGGAGAATCCCTCGAAGATCCATCCTATGTGTGCGTCAGCGAGCACGACCTCTCAACAAACGAGCAATCCTGGACGAGGACCTACACAATCCGCTTCAATATTGCAAAGGACAAGAATGCGCAAAAGCAGTCTGCCATATATGTCGAGATTGATGAAGCCGACGTTTTGATGTTACATCATACGCTTCTAGAAGGTTTGCAGACGAAATTGGCGTCGCTGGAAGCATCCGAGAAATTGATGCAAGTACTACGAAAGAAGATCACTACAGTTGGGGACACTGTGGAGGCGGCAAGCACAGTGATCTGTCGAGAATATGAGAAGCAAGTAGTAGATGCCCCCACCCAAGAATCGGGGAAGGCCGGGTCGGCATTGAATGGCAGACAAAGGATTGCTTGCAAAGCCGAGTGGCCGTTTCCAACCGGATCGCGCCCGCGCTAAGCAACCACACTTTTGGTCTGAATGCACAGGCACCGCGGAGAGCGTGACATCATGAGCAAAGAGAACGAACGCAAGCGTGGCGGCATTTCTAAGAAGTGGACAAAAGGCGCCCATGACATGCACGCTGTCGCTGTAGTTCTCCAATTCCTTAATCAACCATCTGGTGTATAGCATGCACGACGGCGACTACCTAGCTGCAAGAGGTTTGCCGATTATGCCCTGAACAACATGGCCGCTGCCCTGGCGGAGGATGGGGGCCTGAATGACGCGGAATTTTCGAACCAAGGGCAAAAGAAGAAGATTAACCACGAACCCAGGGAGGTCATCATGAAGAAGAAACTGTTGGTAGCAGTTCTGATGGTATCTGCCGTGCAAGTTCAGGCAAGGGAAACCTCGACTGAACGTTTGTGTCAGTCGATTGCGAATGCTGCCGAGTCAGCAGCCGAGAATCGTGATATTGGTGTACCCCTAAGCAAGATGATTAAGGCTGTTGATGAAGCCAAACTTCCACAGAAGGCTCTCACGGATGCAACAAAGCGTATGGTCAGGGTTATTTATGATACTCCTGCTATCACTCCAGCGATGGCCAGGTCAGCTTATCTTGATGGTTGTTTGAAAGGTATGAGGTAACTTCGCCCATTCCCTTTTATGATCTTTATAATGAGGTAGAAGAGGAATGCGACGGTTATCCCGAACGCGCGCTCGTGATTGGCTTTATTGAAGGCGCACGTGCTATCTGCGACCACGTGTGACATCCTGCTAGTCACCCAACACGGTAACGGCCCGCCCATGCGCCGGGCCACCTACGACGGCTTTCGCCTTGCGCCGCTGGCGCACCAGAATGCGCTCAGCGCGCACGCACAGCCCCGCAGGCACGGGGTTCCCTGCAGCGCGCTCCTCCGGCGCACTATGGGCCGCGTAGCGGGCCGGCGCCCGCCCTCGTGGAAAGGGGGAGGGGGCATCACATCTCTACATGCTGCACTGCCGCGACCGCGCGGGAGCGGTCATTTTTACCGCCGCGATTCTGAGGATGGGGGGAAGAGCTTTCTCTCCACTTTTCGTTCTTGCTGCAATGGCGTGCGGGGCTCGCTTTGGTCGGCGGCTCGGCCCAGTTAGCGGAAGCCCGAAGCGTCCTGGCAGTCGGGTACCGGCCGATAGATGTGCCAGATGCGGGCACGTATATGATTTCGTTTTGCCTACCGCGAATCTTGCTCACTAATTTAGCGAGCACTGCCGCGAGCTTAGGGGGAGTCACTGGCCAGCTGGTAGTTCACGAGCTAGCGCAGCGCCCAATTCAACGCAGAGATGCATGGCTGCATACGCAGTACCCGGATCGATGGGCGCGCCTTCTTGATGTTGCCCAAAATCCCCGAAGGCATGGACCGCGTTCATCAGAACATAGGTTCCTTTCGTGACGTGTTTCGCGCAAGGTTTGCTCTTGTCAGTCCCAGTCATCAAGTTGAGCAAGCGCACACGGTGGACCCCTTGCGGGAATGTCGTCTGCCACTCATCGACTCCGCGTTCCTGATTGTACTTCCAGGTCGACATCCAGCCAGAAGGAATGGACTTCTCTCCTAGCTCTGCCTTCCAGATCAGCTCAAATGCCTGGTTCACGATGCCGCGAACGTGGCTCAGAAACACGTCAGGATGGTCCGGCAAGTCCTCGGTGTTTCGTTCAAGGTAGCGCCTGAGCGTTGAGTCGATGCCGACGATCTGCGTGATCCTGCGCTCCAGTACACCCTTGAAGTGTTTCTGGTAAGCGTCGGCGGTGCCGAACAAGCGAACAAGTGCGTTGCCTTCGTGCGGATGCTCCTCCAGGTACTTGCCGAGCAGTCGGCTCGCTCTCTGCAGCCTGTTACCCGCTGATTGCACGAATCCACGCTCAATCAGCGGCTCAGCATCCGCGGTTGCGATGCCAGCGCGTGCCACAGATCCCTCGTCCAGAACTCGCCGCAGCAGGTCTTGGCAAGAAGGCGGACAGTCGCTCCAGAGATCATCCAACGTGTCGCGCAGCGCGGGGAATGCACTGTCGCACGCGCCTCGCATTGCTTCGGGGCTGACTGATCCCGCTGCACTCATCTCGCAAACGGCGTTTAGAACACCGAGCATCAATACGGGAAATCCGTTACTGGCCTTCCAGAGCTCTGTTTGGGCACCAACTGCGAGTTCCAGATCCGGCTGAGCAGCCAGAACTTCAATCAGGTCGCTTTCATCAAAACAACTGACTCGCACCGGGGTCGGATCAAAGATGTTCCAGAAATCGCTGGTCTGTGCGTCTGGGTGGCGGATCAGGTCCCGAAGCGTGCGTCGACTGGCAGTGATCAATCGCAGACTGGGCTTGAGCGCGAGTTCCCGAAGCTGATCCCACAAATTGCGCGTCAGCTGACTCTTGGACAATGGCTTGTCAAACCCATCCATGATTGCCAACACTTTGGCACCCTCGTCCTTCAGAATGTCAAGTACTTCGGCGATGTCATGATAGGGGTTGCCCTGCGGATTCCTAAGATGGTCGGCGTAGTCCGGGTGGCTACTTTTCAGCACGGCAGACAGCTCTCGCGCTAGGCGTTGCATGAAAAGCTCGTCGGTCCCCGGTGTCTGATGACCGAGGTCCCACAACACGACGGCTGAATAAGGGGAGCCGGTCTTTCGCAATCGCGCAGCAAGCTCATGCAAGATCACCGTCTTGCCCGCAAATCTCGGCCCGACAACTTGCAAGTGATCCGGAATCTCCTTAGTCAGCGAACCCATCATCTTCTGCAAAATGGCCGCCCGTCCGATCATGGGCGGCACCGAGGTGCCTAGTATGGGAAATCTGCTGTCAGGCATCTTCTTCCTCCGCCTCAGTGCGGGCACGGCTTGCCACCACATCGGCATCTTGTTGTTGTTCGATCCAATCCGTCATCAACGGAATCGCTAAGCGGTATTGGCCATCGCCGATCTCGCCAGAGAGCTCTACCAGTTCCAACTCGCGCAGATAGGTCAGATCGGCATCCAGTGCTTCGTCGTCGACGTCCACGCCGACCTGTGCCAATTGCTCGTGCAAGGTGCCGAAACCAATGTGCGTTCCCTGCTTGAAGCTCAGCGCGCAAAGCAACAGGATCAGTTGTCGGCGATGACGCCCTCTATCTGGACCCAAGCCGGCGTAGTCCCACAAGCTGGCGAAATGCTCATTGTCCCGTACCAGCCCGAGTGCCGCATCATTGACGACGCTCGCGGTGATTGAGCGGCTCTTGGTCTGCACGGCGTAGTCGAACACCCTGTTGCACAGGCACTGCATCAGGTAGGGATGCCGTGCCGTGACCTCGATCACACGCTCGACGGCCTCCTGCGAAAAGGCCAGTTGATCACGCACGGGCTCGGTGACCACCTTGCGCGCGCTCTCCGTATCGAGCGCCGTAACCGGAATGCTCGTTCCCAGGCCATACAGCGCAGACCAGTACTCCTCGCGTAGGCGCTTCAGGCGGCGCGATCCGGTCAGGATGGCCGAGAACGTTGGATATGTCTGGATCAGGAAACGAATGTTCTCTGGTACCTGAGGCGAAGTCACACCATTGTCGATACCCTCCTGGAGTTTGTCGAACTCGTCGAGCATCAAAACCAAGCCAAGCCCCAGGGGCTCCAGAACGGCCAGCACCAATTCCAGATAGTCGCGGAAGTCTGCGAACGGTGACTCGGTACTGATGCCCTCCCGACAAGCGCGCGCAACACCCAGCGCCGGCTTGCCGGCAGCAATCGCATGGCCATTGGGCAGCGGCACTTCAACACCCAGCTTGGTCAGGGCGGTGGCGATACTGCGCGCAATCTCGCGAAACACCTCAGCCGTGGGCACACCAACGACTTGCGAGGCACCTTCGGCCCCTTGCAGGCTGGAATAGGCCGCCAACCAGCCCGGGATGGCGGCTCGCCCTTCAAGATGCTTGAGGATCGAGGTCTTGCCGGCCCGCCGATTGCCTTCCAGCAGCACCACGTTGCCATGGGTCGCGATCTGGCGGCTAATCTTGCCGATCAGTTCTTCGCGGCCGTAAAAGACACTGTGGCCGTGCTGCGGCTCCAGCGGGCTGCCAGTCACGTAGGGGCTGCCGCCCAGATCGGCGGCCAACGTGCTTGCCGCTTGCTCGGGTTCGGCCACGCGGATTGCCAGCTCGATCTCACCCTCGACCACTTGGCCAGACAACGTGCGTGCCTGCCACTGCAGGCGCAACGAAAGGTCACCCCCTTGTTTGGGTACGTCCCCTCGCAAATTGATCGTGAAAGCGCTTCGCTCCGCGAGATAGGGCGCCTCGGCGATGCCCCAATCAGGCTGCGTTTCGATGCGGACATTGCGCAGTGGCAAAGCTCCCTGGTTCTCCAGGTCAACAGAAAACTCTGCGAAGCTGCCCGCTACCAGCGATGCGGGCGCGGCGCGTACCTGCAGGCCGGTCGCATCGACAAGATCCGAAATGGCGGCGTGCAGCCATTCGCGCAAGCGCTCGGCAACGGCACGCGCCTGCGATTCGGCCGCCAGATGGCTGGTGGTCTGCTCCAGCATGGCTATGACCCCGCGCTCCGCATCCTGCAACACGTTCAGCAGCCCAGGCCCCGGCGGAATCTGGACCACGCCCGCCAGCGGTAGCAGCGCTTGCGTCAGCGGCGTCAACCAACGCGCCGCTTGGCTGCCGACTTGCTCCTGATCCAGCCAGCGCCGCGCCGTACCGGCCAAGAGCACAATGGGCTCGAACTGGCTGAGTGCAGGTGTGTCATCCAGGCCGCCCACAAACTTGGGCACCTTACCGTCCAAGTCGGCCAGCCAGGCGGTGAGGCGATCCGATTCGCTGCTGCCCATGGCCTCCGCCAAAAATGCCAGCGCATCGGTGCCAAACTCGCGGAATTGCGCAGCGGCACGAGTCTGCATGGACAGCGGAGGCAGGGGCACCGGCAAGCCATCGAGCACCGCCCGGTTGAGGTGCTGAATTACCGCCCCGCGCGACTGTGCGGCCAGCCAATTCTGACAGGCCGGGCTCGCAAGATATGCCAGCAGAAAGCCAGCGTCCAGTCGCTCCTGGTTCGTGCGCAGCACATAAAGCCCGTTCGCCGCGACCGACCCGACCGCACCATTGCGTACCAAGGCGGCCTTGCCGATGGTGCCGGATTTGGACACCAGCACATCACCGGGCAACAAGGCCCACCGCTGTTCTTGGCTTGCTAGCTCAGGCCGCAACCAGCTTGAAGTGCGGCCCACCTTGCCTTGACTCAAGTCCTTGATCCGCACATAACCCACGGCGCGCTCGAGCGGCGGCTCATCGAGCAAGTCAGTCGACTTGATGGCGCGCCCGGCAAACACCTGCCCCACCTCGGACAAGCGTGTCAAGGCGCCCGCCTCACCCAAGGCCTCCTTGAGGCTAACCAGCAGTTCATCCAGCCCCCCTTTTTCCCGACGCCGGGGCGACAAGTCCCAATCCGCTGCAGCCAGCTCGTTTGTCGTCACCTCCCACACCGAGCGCGCCAGAACTCCGGTGCCTAGGGTACCTTCGGCAACGCCGGGCGGCAGCTCCGGCCCATTGCGCAGCTCAGCGCGCCGAACTTCGTTGGCAAGCTGTTGCGCAATATCTGCCCGAATCTTCGGCGCCTTGCGGCCCGACCTTTGCTCAAACAAGGCGCTCGCATCGGCCATTCGCACCCGGCTGATACCACCTTGCTTGCTGAGCACCAACAAGTTGCCCTTGACGCTGGTGTAGGGTGCAAAGGCGCCAGCAGGCAAGCCGATCACGGCTTCCACCTGCCCCTGTTCCAACAAGTAGCGGCGTAACTCACGCTCGGCCCCGCCGCGAAACAAAAAGCCCTCTGGCACGGCGATGACCGCCCGCCCGTGAGGTTTGAGTTGCGAGAGGGCGTGCTGAACGAACAGGCCCGTGCTGTCGTTAGTGGGGATGGCAAAGTGCTGGTAAAGCCAAGGTTCGCGGCCGGCTTTGGCACCAATGGGGGGGTTGGCCAACACCACATCAAAGCCTTGGAGGCTGGGGCTGCTTAGCGATTCGCGCTCCAAGCTGTTACCCAGCTCCAAGCGTGGCGCATCGATACCCGCCAGCAACATGCGCGTGAGGCCGATCAGATAGGCGCTGCCATTGATCTCGATGCCGGCAACATCAAGCACGGCGCCGGGACGGCGCAGTTCGTTGCGGCTGCGCTCGGCCTGCTGCCAGGCCGCCACCAGAAAATTGCCCGAACCGAAGCACGGGTCATACACGCGCTCGCTTGGCTGCGGGTTCGCCAGCGCAGCCACCAGACGAGAGATATTGATCGGCGTCGCGTACTGGCCGTCGTAGGGGTCGCCGGTCTCGGCGATCACCTGATCGAACACATCGAGCAGCGCCCGCCGCTCGACCGGGGTTTCGAAGGGCAGCCCGCCCACCCAGTGCACTAGGTCATGCAGGTAGACGAAGTTCACCTCCAGTACACGGCGCAGAGGGGCAGCCAGGGCGTGCAGGTAGCCGGCCACCGGGTGTGCCGCATCGCCGCGCAGACCTTC includes the following:
- a CDS encoding hypothetical protein (K03427: hsdM; type I restriction enzyme M protein [EC:2.1.1.72]), with translation MRNVQDKELHEDTTKWVAALDVLRGEMPISESRSLVREIFAAFLLLRWSDLQDTEQEAMAVFEDRTYQPLLPAPLQWRHWARLDNPYTIAARLRELAQYVEGLRGDAAHPVAGYLHALAAPLRRVLEVNFVYLHDLVHWVGGLPFETPVERRALLDVFDQVIAETGDPYDGQYATPINISRLVAALANPQPSERVYDPCFGSGNFLVAAWQQAERSRNELRRPGAVLDVAGIEINGSAYLIGLTRMLLAGIDAPRLELGNSLERESLSSPSLQGFDVVLANPPIGAKAGREPWLYQHFAIPTNDSTGLFVQHALSQLKPHGRAVIAVPEGFLFRGGAERELRRYLLEQGQVEAVIGLPAGAFAPYTSVKGNLLVLSKQGGISRVRMADASALFEQRSGRKAPKIRADIAQQLANEVRRAELRNGPELPPGVAEGTLGTGVLARSVWEVTTNELAAADWDLSPRRREKGGLDELLVSLKEALGEAGALTRLSEVGQVFAGRAIKSTDLLDEPPLERAVGYVRIKDLSQGKVGRTSSWLRPELASQEQRWALLPGDVLVSKSGTIGKAALVRNGAVGSVAANGLYVLRTNQERLDAGFLLAYLASPACQNWLAAQSRGAVIQHLNRAVLDGLPVPLPPLSMQTRAAAQFREFGTDALAFLAEAMGSSESDRLTAWLADLDGKVPKFVGGLDDTPALSQFEPIVLLAGTARRWLDQEQVGSQAARWLTPLTQALLPLAGVVQIPPGPGLLNVLQDAERGVIAMLEQTTSHLAAESQARAVAERLREWLHAAISDLVDATGLQVRAAPASLVAGSFAEFSVDLENQGALPLRNVRIETQPDWGIAEAPYLAERSAFTINLRGDVPKQGGDLSLRLQWQARTLSGQVVEGEIELAIRVAEPEQAASTLAADLGGSPYVTGSPLEPQHGHSVFYGREELIGKISRQIATHGNVVLLEGNRRAGKTSILKHLEGRAAIPGWLAAYSSLQGAEGASQVVGVPTAEVFREIARSIATALTKLGVEVPLPNGHAIAAGKPALGVARACREGISTESPFADFRDYLELVLAVLEPLGLGLVLMLDEFDKLQEGIDNGVTSPQVPENIRFLIQTYPTFSAILTGSRRLKRLREEYWSALYGLGTSIPVTALDTESARKVVTEPVRDQLAFSQEAVERVIEVTARHPYLMQCLCNRVFDYAVQTKSRSITASVVNDAALGLVRDNEHFASLWDYAGLGPDRGRHRRQLILLLCALSFKQGTHIGFGTLHEQLAQVGVDVDDEALDADLTYLRELELVELSGEIGDGQYRLAIPLMTDWIEQQQDADVVASRARTEAEEEDA